The genomic stretch ATGGCAAGGATTTAATGAGCCCAAATGCAAGGAGGAAGTGCCGTGCTGGGCACACAATCCATGTAAAATTACCTTCCCTTTTTAAATCAGATTACAGATTATGAACATAAAGTAACTCCGCAGCAACAGCTGACTCTGGCTGAGGGCACTGTTTTCTATGAAGGGTGCTCTTGGTGGCCCCTAGTTGTGACTGCTGATTACACACATCTGGAAACTATGACAACCGCTTTGCTTTGAGCTCTGCTTGGCCCAAATGTAGCTCTATATAAGGCAGCTTCTATCCTTCAGTTTTTCCCAACACATCATAGCTTGCCTTGAATTTGGGCAGAGGAGTGGGTGTCAAAAGAAATGCACAATGTCTAGGAAAAATTCAGATTCAACTAACAATTACCCAGCCCTGTTTGGTTCCCACTAGGGAACCATTCCTGGAGTAGCTCACAGAACATGCATAGGAGCCCTGTTAGGAAGCTATACTATTATGTCTACTTTGCAGATGTCTCAACTGAGTCTgggaggttaagtgactttctCAAGTCACAGAGATAACAAGGCATGGGGTTGGGGTAAGATCCCAGGCTTTTTGACCCGCTTAAGAAAGCAGGAGGATTTGCAGTGTTGAAAGATAGGCAATGGCAGTGTCTACTTGCTAAAGTCTACTTTGGGTTGACACTGTGACAagtgctgggaggcaggagatgGGAGATGCCAGTGGTAAGTTTTCTTGACTTTTAGAAACCCTATATTAAGGCCTTCAGTCCATCATGTCACATATCAATTGGGGCAGGTAGTAAGATGTAGCTATTAAACAGATCATGTAAATAATATCTGAtcactaatttaaaaacaacaacactgaaTTTATAAAACACTCCCAGCATAATTTAatctgagggtgggggtggggttggtcTTATCTGCACAATTTAGAACTATTTTAAAACCAATAGTAACTCccattcacttattcaacaaatatttattaatctacCTACTAGGTGTCAAGCACTGTTCTAGATACTGGGGATACAAAAACTCTTCAATAAAAGCTTTTGAAAGTGCCTTCTTGGTAACTGATCAAGTAATAATAAGTTgagatttgggggaaaagaatgcgaaaacatcagatttttttttttaattcctttatggGCTTTTTTTGAGgactctttcctttgttttcacttaaaaacctcccatttttctcttgcttctttgttCCCCAGAGGCATTTTTTAGTCCCAATATGTGATGCACCATATGCTTCCATTTCCATGGCCAAAGCAGGacaatggtgggggggggaggggttcaGCACAGCCCCAACTAGATGATAAACAGTGAGCATAATAAGCTGctagagtctttaaaaaataccgGAAAGTAGTATTTCAAACCCCCTCCAAATGAAAAACCTAGTGAATGAAATTAAGACTGTTACTCGAGTGTAATTACACTGAGTACATAAAATTGAAACACTGAAAGTAAACCATACATTTGGATATTACATTTCATATTTCAGAATATGCTGAATAAGCCAGTGAAGTTTTATTATCGTTGGGGGTAATGTCAGGAGAGAAACTtctacaaattttatatataaaatttttccatttttttctggttttttccattttatctgttttccttttatgtcAAGTTGAGCACATGCTGCAACTTAAGATTCTCCTTCTTCCCCGCATTTAATGCCCAGGGACAAGCTCCATCTTGATTATCCTAAATTTCGCCTTAGGTGATCTCAGACTAAGAGGgggcttttaattttgttttgttttcttaattccacgaaggtttttgtttgtttttgcttgtttgcttgttttaatttatatagaaaaggagagaagaaggactTCCAAATAACCCTGTAAACATGGTCTTCTGGGTACTGGCAAATGGCCCGGATAGCACAGCAAGTTACAATGCATTATGGAAGACAACTGTGGCTGCAGTCACTTCTTGCCGGCCCATGTCTCAGCTCATGGAAACTGGACGACAATCGAGGGAACGGTGGGTTAGAACGTAATAAGATGCCGCAGAACTTGCCGGCTTACTGACCTGCAACTCGCTGGGAGAACGTGAGGGAAAGCTTTGGGAATGCATGGGAAGAGGCCCCGCGCCTGCGCTCCAGGGAGGGGTCACCCCTGCGCAGGCGCAGTGACTGCAGTGGCGCCGTTAAAGGTAACAACCGCCGAAAGAAGATGGCTTCCAGCTACAAGAAGTCAAATGTGGCCTCTACCAGCCAGAAAAGAAAGGTGGGTCCTAAGCCTGAACTCACGGAAGATCAGAAGCAAGAAGTTCGCGAAGCATTTGACCTCTTCGATGCCGACGGAAGTGGGACCATCGACGTGAAGGAGCTGAAGGTGGCCATGAGAGCGCTGGGCTTTGAACCCAGGaaggaagagatgaagaagatgaTCTCCGAAGTAGACAAAGAAGGCACAGGGAAAATCAGCTTCAATGACTTTTTGGCCGTGATGACTCAGAAGATGGCCGAGAAAGACACCAAAGAAGAAATCCTGAAGGCCTTCAGGCTCTTTGATGATGATGAAACTGGGAAGATCTCCTTCAAAAACCTAAAGCGCGTGGCCAACGAGTTAGGGGA from Neovison vison isolate M4711 chromosome 3, ASM_NN_V1, whole genome shotgun sequence encodes the following:
- the CETN1 gene encoding centrin-1, whose amino-acid sequence is MASSYKKSNVASTSQKRKVGPKPELTEDQKQEVREAFDLFDADGSGTIDVKELKVAMRALGFEPRKEEMKKMISEVDKEGTGKISFNDFLAVMTQKMAEKDTKEEILKAFRLFDDDETGKISFKNLKRVANELGENLTDEELQEMIDEADRDGDGEVNEEEFLRIMKKTSLY